The region ctaCTCCATACCATTGAGTTTGTATCGATTCAATGATCTGCCATTGACTTTGTCAAGTTCTAATATATACCCTCGGTTAGCAGTTTTCTCTATAATATACCCTTGGATCCTATGCATTTGTAATAAATGTCCAATGTTCTTTAGACATACAAGATTGACTATTAGTTTATCACGTTAGAagatcaaaaaaattatgaaaatttttgcctaGCATACTAACAAATCATTATATGCTataacgataaaaaaattgcataattttctcgatcttctaacatgataaattaatagttaatcTTGTATGTCTAAACGGCattttggatatttattacaaatgcAAAGGTTCCAAGGATATATTATAGGGAAAACTACTAACCGAAGGTATATCTTAGAACTTGATAAAGTCAATGGCAGATCATTGAATAGATGCAAACTTAATGGTATGGAgtaaattttctctaaaaacttAGCACTCTTTCGTCTTTCATCAACCGATAGAAAAGGCTCCATTATGCCACCTCCAACAACAGCTATCTCTATGTATTCTAAAATACAATTTCTTTAATGGTCTAGAACGCTTTTAATACAAATAACCCTACAATTTATTCTCACttcacattaaaaatatatacaatagactatctcttgattaagagatactctctccgtttcccaatataagtctttctaccattgcctaaattcatatggatcctaataaatctagacacaaatataaattatatacattcatccataaataaatttatggcaagggtaaaaaaacttacaatgttaaatggaggtagtagcttTTATCtatcttctattaaaaaaaattatatagtatatgtCATAGATACCTATTAGAGGTGGCCTTATAAGTACTCCCGCTCCAATTTTGCTCCAAGCCACAGCTTCTTCTCACATAGGCGCATCCAGCATGGCGGTCAATGTTCCTTGCTGCACGTTCGAcaaattttgctaaattgCTAGGCTTCATCGGTCGCTCGGTAGGCACCACGGGCCATGGTCCCATGGAACGTCCGAGACCCGAGCCGTTTCATTTGCATGGCGAGCACCTACGCGTTTGTCGCAAGCGGCCCAAATTCGATCGTCTCCTGGCCCGCGGGCGTCTCGGCCGGATGCACACGCGATGACGCGATCCGCTGTCGGTGGCAGccaccagtcgccgtcgccgtcgggcaccgtcctgaataaaattttccttGGCTTCTCGTCGCGTAAACGGGTCGCGACTCGCCAGCAACGGCGCTGTGTTACGGCTGCTGTGCGCTAGCACGGCGTCCGTGTAAGCTGGCAGACTGTACAGCGTTGCATTACACGAATTCTCAGCCCCCTTGTTTTGGCTGTTTAAAAACATAAGCAAAGCGTTTAAATTCGCggatgaaaattttacatagtttTTATCCATCTAACAGCaatgactgaaaaataaattataataaaaaaactctaatataggttttaaaatttaaattttaacttataaatataaaaaaaaggtagagTTATCTACTTGCATAaggtagagaaaaaaaactgcagttaacaaacaaaacagcagGGAGCTGACGAGGCATTGTACAATTGCCGTGCACACATGTCGGTGGCCCACATGTACTATCGGCAGTGTGTGTGTTTTGCTCACTGTCCCCACGTCAATTATAAGGGCAAATAGGTACAAACATTGGCGATCCGTGGCATAATTAGAAACGTTATTCATTGCGTCCGGCAAGTTGCCGTGCTAAGGCGAACGGGCTGTAACCTAGGGATTACAAAGGTCTAGTTAGTACTTAAAGTTTTGGGTTTGATTCCTCGTCGGAGCGTTTGCGTTCTCATGGGGACCTCCGGCTCTTCGTCCATAATCCATGCATTCCGGTGTCGGCCATTGAATTATTCTTTGCCTTGCTCGTTTGCAAGCTAGTGCTAATCTTTTGGGGGGTTTAATTGGCGGGAGTTAAACGAGTTAAGAATCGTCATGAGGAAGTAGGGCGTAATTTTAAGTGGGCACTTGCAGGTGCTTCTTGTCAGACCGTTTTTTATAAGTGGAGGGTAGCTAGTTGTCGCTAAAAATGGCTTTCTAAAATATGCTATGGACAAGgttaattctttatttttttttgaattttatttctttatagtTTTTACTCCAATATTCATCCAAGTCAACTGTTAGGAGTGTGTGTGTAAACTTTTCTCAGAACCAATATATGCAATTACAGGATGGCATACTATACagggaaaaaatgaaaaatttcgAACTCGTGTGGCAACCTCCTCTATTTCAAAACAAATTGCTCCCAAACACCATCAATTAATCCAACATGACCAATTACAATATCAGAAAAGGACATCGAATCGAattgtttgagaaaaaaaaaagaaacggaCCTGAagacctgtttttttttaaaaaaaagaaacaaaagagcAAGCAAGGAATGTCctcattgtttgttttttcccgatttataaataaaaaatagtatatattattaactATCTAAATCaaggtttaaaaaacaaactagtTTGAcgaatctcaaaatcaactttaaatataaagctaaaaatttaaattttggtttataaatagaagcaaaaagattagGTACAAATTTAACCTGACAGAATATGATTAGActagagaaaaaatagaaggGCAATTCATGATATTACTGCTGAACCCCATGGGTACTCCATAATCCATTACAAAGCCAGCTCACCTCCCACTCTGTTTACACTCATGACTCATCACTACTACACTGCTCCCACTTCCCCTCACTCGCACGCAGACACTTCCCACACGCTAGGCACAATGCCGTCAATgcgcctcgccgcggcgctgctcgtcctcctccccctggccgcctccgccgccgacgggaaggcggcggcgaaggcgccCGCAGCGCCGCCTGCCCCGCCGAACATCACGGCGTCGATGGCGAAGGGCGGCTGCAAGGCGTTCGCGTCCCTGGTCGCGGCCTCGCCGGACGCGCTGGCCACGTTCCAGTCGGCcgcggacggcggcgtgaCGGCGTTCTGCCCCACCGACGACGCCATGAGGTCGTTCATGCCCAAGTACAAGAACCTCACCGCCGACGGCAAGGCGTCGCTGCTGCTCTTCCACGCCGTGCCCGTCTACTACTCGCTGCGGAGCCTCAAGTCCAACAACGGCGTCATGAACACCCTCGCCACCGACGGCTCCGCCAAGAACTTCAACTTCACGGTGCAGAACGAGGGCGACAAGGTCACCATCAAGACGGACGCCAGCGACGGGGTCGCGCGGATCAAGGACACGGTGTACGACAAGGACCCCATTGCCATCTACGCCCTGGACACGGTGCTCGAGCCGGTGGAGCTCTTCGAGCCCGTCGAggcgccagcgccggcgcccgccccGGTCGCCGACGCGCCCAAGGCCTCCAAGTCCAAGAAGGCGTCCCGCCGGCACGTGGCGgacgcgcccgcgccggccggcgacgacgctccgCCAGCGGACCAGAAGAACTCCAAGAAGAAtgccgcggccggcgcccCATGCCTGCGGTGGCTCGCCGCCCTACcggtggccgtggccgtggccgccgccttGGCTTAGCGGCGCTCCCGTTTCGAGGCGGATCTGcaggagagcggcggcggtgtgtCGGTGGGCGGTGCCAGAGCGTGTGCTAGTGGCGTGAGGGCTGAGACTTGTGTTTTCTTGGATCGAAGCTGcataaattcgttttttttttcctgtgttcTTTCTTACTCCGTTGATGTTGTTagcatgaacaaaaaaaatcaaatattgatGTGGCATGGTATATTCAAACATTTTCGATCAGAATTTGCGAAACTCTCAAATCCCAAATGTACATTTACATTTTGGCAGCTATTACTAATTTGGGAATTGCTTGTTATACACACGAATCAGAAAATTGACCGTGTGCAGTATAGGAGGTGAATTCTGTGTTGGTGCTCACCTAATTTTGTCCGCAATTTATTGAAATGGGTTCGTTGAGCTGAGCCTGATGCAGGCAGCTGACTGGGGCCGCGTGTGCCGcgtgatttagtaataaatcgaATTTACTAAAAGGCACTTGCCGCTCTAGTAACGTACCCAGTGCTACTTACTGTTTGTGTTGTCGGTGGGTGTAAAGCCCCATCGCTGCATCCTCGGCCTCGAGTTCTTGAGACCACTGAGGCTGCGTTTCTTGacatggaaaacgtagtactaaattaatatatgattaattaattattaattgttataaattaatatatgattaattaattattaattgttaaaaatataaagtaaattaatatgatttttaaaacaatttttttataaaaaatttagaaaaaatatacggtttagcagtttaggaaacgtgcgtgcgaaaaacgaggaTGATAAGCTTAACTCGAGGAGGGGCGAATGGTATTTCAGAAAAGGTGAAAAGCTCTGTAAATTACCGATATTAATGAAATCAGGATGATCTGTCTTCGATCATCctggcaaaaaagaaaaaagaaaagggaaaaaggtcTACTATTATTTACTGCTAATTACAaacgtaaaataatttataaataaaatatatatatacatatttttaaagattcaaggtaaaaaattaaaagataaaatacgatgaaaaatcataaaaataattttggtcTATAGGCATAAGCGAGATACTACAAATTTTAGTTCATAATGCTTCTCCAAAGTGTAGTTTCACTAAGAGAATTCactgcatatttataaataaaagataatatagaaaaaaacttttatatatgtattcttagtaataaaacaaaaactagaaaatagacTTAAGGCtgataacttaaattttaacttacaaaTATAATAGAAACGAAAAGGTGAGATTCAAGGCCTGCATAACTTTGATGCTCGTCAACTCGCGTGCAGTTTAACCCAGCTATGCACGGAATGGCAGGATCACCGGAGGCGAAAGAGAGAGGATTGGTCCTGTGTCGCGAGTCGTGACGGgctggcctcctcctcttACCCCATATTTAGAGCAAGTTGAGTAATACGGCTAACTGTTAGcttcaatttatatataatcaatttaatagccaatttatataatattatctataaaatattaatacatggtctcacgtGTTATACAAACGTTGTATCTTGAAGTTTGTGCTACAACtcactacaaattaatagcatgtttcttttatttctttgctcccgtctctttaaaatatatttatggttAGTTTACAGCCACTATTATACGTGCTCTCAAACGCAACCCCTTTGTGATCTCTTTCCCCTGCGACTTCGCCCGCGGACATCGGTGATGATAGATACGCATCACTTTGCGTTTCTGACTTTCTGCAGCCGTGCATGCGACGACGCGACCGAGCGGAGCGGCCTGGACGCGCTGCGCTGCTCGTTTCCTGGGCCCGTACCGTCCGCGACCCACGAGAAAAAATCCACCAGCGCGCACACGTCGGTCGAACCGCCTGGTACGTGCTGCCGCTCGCTGCCATGGCCCCCGCGCGCGGCTGCCACCACCTCGCTGGTTCGCGGCTCGCGTTACGATACGGTACGTACCCCCTCGTACGGTCGCACCAGTACCACCAAAGTCACATGCTATGGCGGTGTTTAGGTGACACATGTttgatacttattataaatattaaacgtagattaaTTATAGAACTAAGACCTAATTCgtatgataaattttttaagcctaattaatccataattagtatatatttactgtagcatcacatatgctaattatggattaattagactcaatagattcgtcttacgaatTAGCCCTAGATTatgatgagttttattaatagtctatgtttaatatttacaaTAATTGTTTAAACACCCGATatgacatgaggctaaaaaagTTTTGCCTCATCCAAACACCAACTACATGTAAGTAGCAAGCAAACAATACTGACGGTCAGTGTTGGGTAAACCCATGAAAACAGTCACGAATATTGGAATAATCAGTCGAGCCGCCGTTCCATTATGTTTTGAAAAGGTTTGCGAGATTTcgaaactttaaaaaaaattggtaaaaattcaaaaaaaaaaagtgtgatGATATATCGTGACATATCGAGGTGGTTTTAACACTCAAATCGTGATTAACATTAACAATATCGTGCCAGCATgtgataattaaaaaagataTTGTAATTACCGCTAAGAATATTGCAATATATCGTGTGGTTTTGCTTATCAAACCACAGCAGCacgatttaattttttaaatttaaatttatgcgGTCTCTACACGATGATTGCCAATTTTCACCGAGCTGCGGGGGCGGGGCTTCGTAAAACAGTTTTGAAAACCCTCCGCGTGAGAAGCAGAGACGCCAAGAATAGCATCGACGCTTGGCGGAGCGCTCGGCAAGCGCGGCCGCGAGCGTGATGCcgccatttttttctctctccctcccgtcTTCCTCCACCTCCATATCGCCCAACTATTTATATTGATCCGTAGCAAGCAATGGAGCTATTCCACGTACCGCATCTCCACGCTCACCGCAAGACAGACGGATAGTTCAGCAATGGCTCGCGGCATC is a window of Oryza brachyantha chromosome 8, ObraRS2, whole genome shotgun sequence DNA encoding:
- the LOC121055163 gene encoding fasciclin-like arabinogalactan protein 1 yields the protein MTHHYYTAPTSPHSHADTSHTLGTMPSMRLAAALLVLLPLAASAADGKAAAKAPAAPPAPPNITASMAKGGCKAFASLVAASPDALATFQSAADGGVTAFCPTDDAMRSFMPKYKNLTADGKASLLLFHAVPVYYSLRSLKSNNGVMNTLATDGSAKNFNFTVQNEGDKVTIKTDASDGVARIKDTVYDKDPIAIYALDTVLEPVELFEPVEAPAPAPAPVADAPKASKSKKASRRHVADAPAPAGDDAPPADQKNSKKNAAAGAPCLRWLAALPVAVAVAAALA